A stretch of the Ensifer sp. PDNC004 genome encodes the following:
- the coxB gene encoding cytochrome c oxidase subunit II, giving the protein MKNKAYAVLAALACLLFASSAFADKPVEWQTNFQSAATGIMEEITWFEHYTLWFIIPITLFVLLLLIIVVIKFRESANPVPSKTSHNTAIEVVWTVGPVVILLFLAIPSFQLLTAQLTPPANPDLTLKATGNQWYWSYEYEVGESPLTFDSIMMKEEDRAALGKEDKKEYPRLLAVDNEVVVPVGKTVRVLVTAADVIHAFAMPAFGVKIDAVPGRLNETWFKAEREGLYYGQCSELCGKDHAYMPIAIRVVSQEKYDTWLAAAATNVGDANKALMASIDSAKTVDVAANAAQ; this is encoded by the coding sequence GTGAAAAACAAGGCTTATGCAGTTCTGGCAGCGCTTGCCTGTCTGCTTTTTGCTTCGAGCGCCTTTGCTGACAAGCCTGTCGAATGGCAGACGAACTTTCAGTCGGCCGCTACGGGCATCATGGAAGAAATCACGTGGTTTGAACATTATACCCTGTGGTTCATCATTCCGATTACACTTTTCGTTCTCCTCCTTTTGATCATCGTTGTGATCAAGTTCCGCGAAAGCGCGAACCCGGTTCCGTCCAAGACCAGCCACAACACCGCGATCGAAGTCGTCTGGACCGTCGGTCCGGTCGTCATCCTTCTCTTCCTTGCGATCCCGTCGTTCCAGCTCCTGACCGCGCAGCTGACGCCGCCGGCCAATCCGGACCTGACGCTCAAGGCGACCGGCAACCAGTGGTACTGGTCCTACGAGTATGAAGTCGGCGAAAGCCCGCTCACCTTCGACAGCATCATGATGAAGGAAGAAGATCGCGCGGCGCTCGGCAAGGAAGACAAGAAAGAATATCCGCGCCTGCTCGCCGTCGACAACGAAGTCGTCGTGCCGGTCGGCAAGACGGTTCGTGTTCTCGTCACCGCTGCTGACGTGATCCATGCATTTGCAATGCCTGCCTTTGGCGTGAAGATCGACGCCGTTCCCGGCCGCCTGAACGAAACCTGGTTCAAGGCCGAGCGCGAAGGTCTTTACTACGGCCAGTGTTCCGAGCTCTGCGGTAAGGACCACGCTTACATGCCGATCGCCATCCGCGTGGTTTCGCAGGAAAAATACGACACCTGGCTCGCAGCCGCCGCAACGAATGTTGGCGATGCGAACAAGGCGCTCATGGCGTCCATCGACTCGGCCAAGACCGTCGACGTCGCCGCTAACGCCGCACAGTAA
- a CDS encoding invasion associated locus B family protein: protein MGLPLFSRLSAFAAFGLAVLALPAQSLAQQPAGTPGTVKSNHGAWSIVCDQPPGASADQCALMQNVIAEDRPEVGLSVVVLKTADRKAKILRVLAPLGVLLPNGLGLNVDGKDIGRAYFVRCFSDGCYAEVVLEDELLKTFRSGATATFIVFQSPEEGIGIPVDLKGFGEGYDALP from the coding sequence ATGGGCCTGCCCCTCTTTTCCCGACTGTCGGCCTTCGCCGCCTTCGGCCTTGCCGTTCTCGCTCTCCCGGCTCAGAGCCTGGCCCAGCAGCCCGCCGGAACACCCGGCACGGTCAAGTCCAACCATGGCGCGTGGTCGATCGTCTGCGATCAGCCGCCGGGCGCTTCCGCTGACCAGTGCGCGCTGATGCAAAACGTCATCGCCGAAGACCGGCCGGAAGTCGGCCTCTCGGTGGTCGTTCTGAAGACGGCGGATCGCAAGGCCAAGATCCTGCGCGTGCTCGCCCCGCTCGGCGTGCTTCTGCCGAACGGCCTCGGCCTCAATGTCGACGGCAAGGATATCGGCCGCGCCTATTTCGTGCGCTGCTTCTCCGACGGCTGCTACGCGGAAGTCGTGCTCGAGGACGAACTCCTGAAGACCTTCCGCTCCGGCGCAACCGCGACCTTCATCGTCTTCCAGTCGCCCGAGGAAGGCATCGGCATTCCCGTCGACCTCAAGGGTTTCGGCGAAGGCTACGACGCGCTGCCCTGA
- the ribB gene encoding 3,4-dihydroxy-2-butanone-4-phosphate synthase, whose product MSYDQKRVVDAIRAFEAGEIVVVTDDDGRENEGDLIVAAVHCTPEKMAFIVRHTSGIVCTPMPRDEAKRLNLNAMVAENDSAHTTAFTVSVDFKHGTTTGISADDRTLTVRNLANPNVGPTDFVRPGHIFPLVAREGGVLMRSGHTEAAVDLCRLASLPPIGVICELVNDDGTVMRGPQVASFADTHGLKQVSVADLIAYRQRKETLIEHGGSFDIETPYGAAKGHSYALPWDPMQHLAVVFGDIRDGVDIPVRLHLENVGADVFGKDCQIDRIMKRIADEGRGVIVYLREGSVGVGVSQTARKGKHDREAHDEAQARENEWLEIGLGAQILRDLGISSIRLLASRERHYVGLEGFGINIVGTDII is encoded by the coding sequence ATGTCCTATGATCAGAAGCGTGTCGTCGATGCCATCCGCGCTTTCGAGGCCGGCGAAATCGTCGTCGTCACCGATGACGACGGCCGCGAGAACGAGGGTGACCTGATCGTCGCGGCGGTGCATTGCACGCCGGAAAAGATGGCCTTCATCGTGCGCCACACCTCGGGCATCGTCTGCACGCCGATGCCGCGCGATGAAGCCAAGCGCCTGAACCTCAACGCCATGGTGGCCGAAAACGATTCCGCCCATACGACGGCCTTCACCGTCTCGGTGGATTTCAAGCACGGCACGACGACCGGCATTTCCGCCGACGACCGCACGCTGACGGTTCGCAACCTCGCCAATCCCAATGTCGGCCCGACGGATTTCGTTCGCCCCGGTCACATCTTCCCGCTGGTCGCGCGCGAAGGCGGCGTTCTCATGCGTTCCGGCCATACGGAAGCTGCCGTCGACCTCTGCAGGCTCGCCAGCCTTCCGCCGATCGGCGTCATCTGCGAACTCGTCAATGACGACGGCACGGTCATGCGCGGGCCGCAGGTGGCGAGCTTTGCCGACACCCATGGCCTGAAGCAGGTGTCTGTCGCCGACCTCATCGCCTACCGCCAGCGCAAGGAAACGCTGATCGAGCATGGCGGTTCCTTCGATATCGAGACGCCCTATGGTGCGGCCAAGGGGCATTCCTATGCGCTGCCCTGGGATCCGATGCAGCATCTCGCCGTCGTCTTCGGTGATATCCGTGACGGCGTCGACATCCCGGTTCGCCTGCATCTCGAAAATGTCGGCGCCGACGTCTTCGGCAAGGATTGCCAGATCGACCGCATCATGAAGCGCATTGCCGACGAAGGCAGGGGTGTCATCGTCTATCTGCGCGAAGGCTCGGTTGGCGTCGGCGTGTCGCAGACGGCGCGCAAGGGCAAGCACGACCGCGAGGCCCACGACGAGGCCCAGGCGCGCGAAAACGAGTGGCTGGAAATCGGCCTCGGCGCGCAGATCCTGAGGGATCTCGGCATCAGTTCCATCAGGCTGCTCGCTTCGCGCGAACGCCACTATGTCGGCCTCGAGGGCTTCGGCATCAACATCGTCGGGACCGACATCATCTAA
- the aroC gene encoding chorismate synthase, translating into MSHNTFGHLFRVTTWGESHGPALGCVIDGCPPGIRFTLAELQVWLDKRKPGQSRFVTQRREDDLVKVLSGVMFDEDGETMISTGTPISMLIENTDQRSKDYSEIAKRYRPGHADYTYDLKYGIRDYRGGGRSSARETAARVAAGGVARKVVPGLVVRGALVQIGKHKINRANWDWAEVDNNPFFAPDPEIVPVWEEYLDGIRKSGSSIGAVVEVVAEGVPAGIGAPIYAKLDQDIASNLMSINAVKGVEIGNGFGAAEITGEENADEMRIGADGKPVFLSNHAGGILGGIATGEPVIARFAIKPTSSILTERRSVDSDGNEVDVRTKGRHDPCVGIRAVPIGEAMLACTIADHYLRDRGQTGRLK; encoded by the coding sequence ATGTCGCATAACACTTTCGGTCATCTCTTCCGCGTAACCACCTGGGGCGAAAGCCACGGGCCGGCGCTCGGCTGCGTCATCGACGGCTGCCCGCCCGGCATCCGTTTCACCCTCGCCGAGCTCCAGGTCTGGCTCGACAAGCGCAAACCCGGCCAGTCGCGTTTCGTGACGCAGCGCCGCGAAGACGATCTGGTCAAGGTGCTCTCGGGCGTCATGTTCGACGAGGACGGCGAGACGATGATCTCGACCGGAACCCCGATCTCGATGCTGATCGAAAATACCGACCAGCGCTCGAAGGACTATTCCGAGATCGCCAAGCGCTACCGTCCCGGCCACGCCGATTACACCTACGATCTGAAATACGGCATCCGCGACTATCGCGGCGGCGGGCGTTCGTCGGCGCGCGAAACGGCGGCACGTGTGGCTGCTGGCGGTGTCGCTCGCAAGGTCGTGCCGGGGCTCGTAGTGCGCGGCGCACTCGTGCAGATCGGCAAGCACAAGATCAACCGCGCCAACTGGGACTGGGCCGAGGTCGACAACAACCCCTTCTTCGCGCCGGATCCGGAGATCGTGCCGGTCTGGGAAGAGTATCTCGACGGCATCCGCAAGTCGGGATCCTCGATCGGTGCCGTTGTCGAAGTGGTGGCCGAGGGCGTGCCCGCCGGCATCGGTGCGCCCATCTATGCCAAGCTCGACCAGGACATCGCCTCGAACCTGATGTCGATCAACGCCGTCAAGGGCGTCGAGATCGGAAACGGCTTCGGTGCGGCCGAAATCACCGGCGAGGAAAATGCCGACGAGATGCGCATCGGTGCCGATGGCAAGCCGGTCTTCCTGTCGAACCATGCTGGCGGTATTCTCGGTGGCATCGCCACCGGCGAGCCCGTAATCGCGCGTTTCGCCATCAAGCCGACCTCGTCGATCCTCACCGAACGGCGCTCGGTCGACAGCGACGGCAACGAGGTCGACGTGCGCACCAAGGGGCGCCACGATCCGTGCGTCGGCATCCGTGCCGTGCCGATCGGCGAAGCGATGCTTGCCTGCACGATCGCGGATCACTACCTGCGTGACCGCGGCCAGACCGGCCGCCTCAAGTAA
- a CDS encoding EAL domain-containing protein: MKIIDVLRQRIRAAARFAKPSLIPAAIAGLVVFTGGHVYERQNRENFQNDLSIDVENELNLIANRLQSEVNTSIAALNGFANSIGVHPAMTSDDFTVMATKLLLQNPQMVRASAAPGGVVRIAFPRESQQWFVGSDFNRFGATRHAIERASSTVRPVMIGPIRLPSGRNGFELFLPVFSKIQGRMERWGYVEAILDEKALYRAARLLESGGEAPELARDHRHIDVHLAIRDISEPERIQDAFYGDDALFRAAPVKRRLELAGGVWELAAMPVGGWKQLPENSSFIQMAIVAAVTVVVIPILLAGGLVNERQRNIAKLKAREGEVMTLSHRLNLALDASKIGIWEIDVESQQRSWDDRMFHLHGLEAHVEEPTYDEWRATVHPDDVCIAANALFRSLDDGLEYRSQYRVILTDGTMRHIRNVGSSYRGADGRAKVTGISWDVSDDVLRNERLSAAKAQVDQQNHELEQALKGLYEREQDLELLSRRLDLALDSYRCGMWEADLDKNVAYWDERMHQLYGLVYSDGATNEKIWLTTLHPDDREAALEAVNRAIAANETYVHQARVVLLSGGVRHIRSVGKLHVAPDGARKFVGMALDVTDDVVMTEQLRAAKAMADAKNAELEQARVRIEHNALHDPLTGLGNRRMLDKALERLTSSPDGDREDIAILHIDLDRFKQINDTLGHAAGDAMLVHASEILRANTSPADIIARIGGDEFVVAVTGAVGEAALAPRCDRIIAAMRQPVDYNGFPCRFGVSIGVAVGEGPEIDARKLLVNADIALYRAKEAGRNRYQFFTETLQAEVVTAKRIADEILEGIERDEFEPWYQPQFDATSLALCGVEALVRWKHPREGILTPDRFLGIADELNVTAALDRLVLEKALKDQMRWAAAGVRVPKISVNVSAKRLQDDDLLLSLEGLSIAPGQICFELVESIFLDESDDIVATNIEGIKRLGIDIEVDDFGTGHTSIVSLLKIKPKRLKIDRQLVVPVLSARSEQALVRSIIEIARSLNIETVAEGVETMAHAEMLGILGCDVLQGYAFARPLSSEKFLAFATERGLRLAS; this comes from the coding sequence TTGAAGATCATCGACGTTCTGCGCCAGCGCATTCGGGCCGCCGCCAGATTTGCGAAACCGTCGCTCATTCCGGCGGCGATCGCTGGCCTTGTCGTTTTTACGGGCGGGCATGTCTATGAGCGACAAAATCGCGAGAATTTCCAGAACGACCTTAGCATCGACGTCGAGAACGAACTGAACCTCATTGCCAACCGGCTGCAATCGGAGGTTAATACCAGCATTGCCGCGTTGAACGGTTTTGCCAACAGCATCGGCGTCCATCCGGCCATGACGTCAGACGACTTCACTGTCATGGCGACGAAGCTCCTCCTGCAGAACCCACAGATGGTGCGCGCTTCGGCAGCGCCCGGCGGCGTGGTGCGGATCGCCTTTCCGCGCGAGAGCCAGCAATGGTTCGTCGGCAGCGACTTCAACCGATTCGGCGCGACAAGACACGCCATCGAGCGCGCGTCCTCGACGGTCAGGCCGGTGATGATCGGCCCGATCCGGCTGCCGAGCGGCCGCAATGGTTTCGAACTGTTCCTGCCGGTCTTCTCCAAGATCCAGGGCCGCATGGAGCGTTGGGGCTATGTCGAGGCCATACTCGACGAGAAGGCGCTTTACCGCGCGGCACGCCTGCTCGAGTCGGGCGGCGAAGCGCCGGAGCTGGCCCGGGATCACCGCCACATCGACGTTCATCTGGCGATCCGCGACATTTCCGAGCCGGAGCGCATACAGGATGCGTTCTACGGCGACGACGCTCTCTTTCGCGCCGCGCCGGTCAAGCGTCGGCTGGAGCTCGCCGGCGGCGTGTGGGAGCTTGCGGCCATGCCCGTCGGCGGATGGAAGCAGCTCCCCGAAAACAGCAGCTTCATCCAGATGGCGATCGTTGCCGCCGTCACGGTGGTGGTCATCCCGATCCTCCTGGCCGGCGGCCTCGTCAACGAGCGACAGCGCAACATCGCCAAGCTGAAGGCGCGGGAAGGGGAGGTGATGACGCTGTCTCATCGCCTGAACCTGGCGCTCGACGCGTCGAAGATCGGGATATGGGAGATCGACGTAGAGAGCCAGCAGCGCTCCTGGGACGACCGGATGTTCCATCTGCACGGGCTGGAGGCCCATGTGGAAGAGCCGACATACGACGAGTGGCGCGCGACGGTACATCCCGATGATGTCTGTATTGCCGCCAACGCGCTCTTCCGCAGCCTGGACGATGGCCTGGAATACCGGTCGCAGTACCGTGTCATCCTGACTGACGGGACGATGCGCCATATCCGTAATGTCGGATCCAGCTACCGAGGCGCCGATGGACGCGCAAAGGTCACCGGCATTAGCTGGGATGTCAGCGACGATGTGCTGAGAAATGAGCGGCTGAGCGCGGCCAAGGCGCAGGTCGATCAGCAAAACCATGAGCTCGAGCAGGCGCTGAAGGGGCTCTACGAGCGCGAGCAGGATCTCGAACTGCTTTCGCGCCGGCTCGACCTGGCACTCGATTCCTATCGTTGCGGTATGTGGGAGGCAGATCTCGACAAGAACGTCGCCTATTGGGACGAGCGCATGCACCAGCTTTACGGACTGGTCTACTCCGACGGGGCCACAAACGAAAAAATATGGCTTACCACGCTTCATCCCGATGATCGCGAAGCGGCTCTGGAAGCGGTCAATCGCGCCATTGCCGCCAACGAAACCTATGTCCATCAGGCTCGCGTCGTCCTTTTGTCCGGTGGTGTCCGTCACATCCGCTCCGTCGGCAAGCTGCATGTGGCGCCCGACGGCGCGCGAAAGTTCGTGGGCATGGCGCTCGACGTCACCGACGACGTCGTGATGACCGAGCAGCTGCGTGCGGCAAAGGCGATGGCAGATGCAAAGAATGCTGAGCTGGAGCAGGCGCGTGTGCGCATAGAGCACAATGCGCTTCACGATCCGCTGACCGGGCTCGGCAACCGCCGCATGCTCGACAAGGCGCTGGAGCGCCTGACGTCGTCGCCCGACGGTGATCGGGAAGACATCGCCATCCTTCATATCGACCTCGACAGGTTCAAGCAGATCAACGATACGCTCGGCCATGCCGCCGGCGACGCCATGCTGGTTCATGCCTCCGAGATCCTCAGGGCGAACACCTCGCCCGCCGATATCATCGCGCGCATCGGCGGCGACGAATTCGTGGTGGCCGTGACCGGGGCTGTCGGCGAGGCCGCACTTGCGCCGCGCTGCGACCGCATCATCGCCGCCATGCGGCAGCCGGTCGATTACAACGGCTTTCCCTGCCGCTTCGGTGTCAGCATCGGTGTCGCGGTCGGAGAGGGCCCGGAAATCGACGCGCGCAAGCTGCTGGTCAACGCTGACATCGCGCTCTACCGCGCCAAGGAAGCTGGCCGAAACCGCTACCAGTTCTTCACCGAGACGCTGCAGGCGGAGGTGGTGACCGCCAAACGCATCGCCGATGAAATTCTCGAAGGCATCGAGCGGGACGAATTCGAACCCTGGTACCAGCCACAGTTCGACGCGACCTCGCTTGCGCTTTGCGGCGTGGAGGCGCTGGTGCGTTGGAAACATCCGCGCGAGGGTATCCTGACGCCGGACCGTTTCCTCGGGATCGCCGACGAACTCAACGTCACCGCTGCGCTCGACCGGCTGGTTCTGGAGAAAGCCCTCAAGGACCAGATGCGCTGGGCCGCCGCCGGCGTGCGCGTTCCCAAGATTTCGGTCAACGTCTCGGCAAAGCGGCTTCAAGACGACGATCTGCTGCTTTCGCTTGAAGGACTGAGCATTGCGCCCGGCCAGATCTGTTTCGAGCTGGTGGAATCGATCTTCCTCGATGAGAGCGACGATATCGTCGCGACCAACATCGAGGGTATCAAGCGACTGGGTATCGACATCGAGGTCGACGATTTCGGTACCGGGCACACCTCGATCGTCAGCCTGTTGAAGATCAAGCCGAAGCGGCTGAAGATCGACCGCCAGCTTGTGGTCCCGGTCTTGAGCGCACGCAGCGAACAGGCGCTGGTTCGCTCGATCATCGAGATCGCACGCTCGCTCAACATCGAGACGGTGGCCGAAGGTGTCGAGACGATGGCGCATGCCGAAATGCTCGGCATCCTCGGCTGCGACGTGCTGCAGGGCTACGCCTTCGCGAGGCCCTTGAGCTCCGAGAAGTTTCTCGCCTTCGCGACCGAGCGGGGTCTGCGCCTGGCATCGTGA
- a CDS encoding DUF1344 domain-containing protein, with amino-acid sequence MRFVIAALMATAGLLSPLSALAESADVEATITGVDTDRLSLSLDDGKNYQAPEEFNFEGLKAGVKVLVFYTEVDGKRVINDLEIVQ; translated from the coding sequence ATGCGTTTTGTTATTGCCGCACTCATGGCCACCGCAGGGCTGCTCTCCCCCTTGTCCGCCCTGGCCGAAAGCGCCGACGTTGAAGCTACCATTACGGGTGTTGATACCGATAGGCTGAGCCTGTCGCTTGACGACGGCAAGAACTACCAGGCGCCCGAGGAATTCAATTTCGAAGGCCTGAAGGCCGGCGTAAAAGTTCTCGTCTTCTACACGGAAGTGGACGGCAAGCGGGTCATCAACGACCTCGAAATCGTTCAATAA
- a CDS encoding histidine phosphatase family protein: MLIYVIRHGQTDWNAESRLQGQKDIPLNDFGRQQATGNGVALGGILGADARHFDFVASPLGRTRETMERVRRAMGLDPEAYRTDERLKEVSFGDWEGHTLPELKRSAPQRIAERRAVKWDFIPPGEDAESYEILSWRIAAWLRDVTKPTVCVSHGGVIRVLFKLFGEMEAEEAATAAIPQDRLLRISGNAIGWV, translated from the coding sequence GTGCTGATCTATGTGATCCGTCACGGACAGACCGACTGGAACGCCGAAAGCCGGCTCCAGGGGCAAAAGGATATCCCTCTCAATGACTTCGGTCGCCAGCAGGCGACCGGCAACGGCGTGGCGCTTGGGGGCATCCTCGGCGCCGACGCCCGGCATTTCGACTTCGTCGCCAGTCCGCTCGGTCGCACCCGCGAGACCATGGAGCGCGTCCGGCGGGCCATGGGGCTCGATCCGGAGGCCTACCGCACCGACGAGCGGCTCAAGGAAGTCTCCTTCGGCGATTGGGAAGGGCACACGCTGCCCGAACTCAAGCGCTCGGCGCCGCAGCGGATCGCCGAGCGGCGCGCCGTGAAGTGGGACTTCATTCCCCCCGGTGAGGACGCCGAGAGCTACGAAATCCTGTCCTGGCGCATAGCCGCCTGGCTCAGGGACGTGACGAAGCCGACGGTCTGCGTCAGTCATGGCGGCGTCATTCGTGTGCTGTTCAAGCTTTTCGGGGAAATGGAAGCCGAGGAGGCCGCGACCGCGGCGATCCCGCAGGACCGCCTTCTTCGGATCTCCGGCAACGCCATTGGCTGGGTCTGA
- the fabI gene encoding enoyl-ACP reductase FabI, whose product MAQASGLMKGKRGVIMGVANNRSIAWGIAKAIHAQGGEVALTYQGDALKKRVEPLLAEIDGFMAGHCDVSDEASIDAVFDTLEKQWGKIDFVVHAIGFSDKDELTGRYVDTSADNFAKTMQISVYSFTSVARRAEKLMTDGGSMLTLTYYGAEKVMPNYNVMGVAKAALEASVKYLAVDLGPKNIRVNAISAGPIKTLAASGIGDFRYILKWNEYNAPLRRTVTIEEVGDVGLYMLSDLSRSVTGEVHHADSGYHVVGMKAVDAPDISVIKD is encoded by the coding sequence ATGGCTCAGGCATCCGGTCTGATGAAGGGCAAGCGCGGCGTCATCATGGGCGTTGCAAACAACCGTTCCATCGCATGGGGCATTGCCAAGGCCATCCACGCGCAGGGTGGTGAGGTTGCGTTGACCTATCAGGGCGACGCTCTGAAGAAGCGCGTCGAGCCGCTGCTTGCGGAAATCGACGGCTTCATGGCCGGCCATTGCGACGTCAGCGACGAAGCCTCCATCGATGCCGTCTTCGATACGCTCGAGAAGCAGTGGGGCAAGATCGATTTCGTGGTGCACGCGATCGGCTTCTCCGACAAGGACGAACTGACTGGCCGCTACGTCGATACCTCGGCCGACAACTTCGCCAAGACGATGCAGATCTCGGTCTACTCCTTCACCTCGGTTGCTCGTCGCGCTGAAAAGCTGATGACGGACGGCGGCTCGATGCTGACGCTGACCTATTACGGCGCCGAGAAGGTCATGCCGAACTACAACGTCATGGGTGTCGCCAAGGCTGCTCTCGAAGCAAGCGTCAAGTACCTCGCTGTCGACCTCGGCCCGAAGAACATCCGCGTCAACGCGATTTCCGCCGGCCCGATCAAGACGCTGGCTGCCTCCGGCATCGGCGACTTCCGCTATATCCTCAAGTGGAACGAGTACAACGCGCCGCTGCGCCGTACCGTCACCATCGAGGAAGTCGGCGACGTCGGCCTCTATATGCTTTCGGACCTGTCGCGCTCGGTCACCGGTGAAGTGCACCACGCCGACAGCGGCTACCATGTCGTCGGCATGAAGGCAGTGGACGCGCCCGATATCTCCGTGATCAAGGACTGA
- a CDS encoding DnaJ C-terminal domain-containing protein codes for MRDPYVILGVRRNAGQDEIKAAWRSLAKAVHPDHNQDDPNAAERFAEAGKAYELLRDPKLRSRYDYARREAELRRMEAMKAKMRPQEEAPVDAETAEDAISQIFGAETRTKSARPSPKPTPKPAPKPAAAAKEPERPAQAFESKPEPTPEPQQESVLRTEAPLMQRAAAPAAELVAAIVRRIRGRAAKTAEKVPDLPVDLAVSIDDLISRQRLSVELPDGESLKVQIPPGAVDGQSIRLAEQGYRVTGMTRGDVVVTLRVDQGGTFRTRGLDLMTTLPVDLQGAVLGCEQVLETPVGQVTVVVPAWSGSDKVIRLAGRGMPGAYGTHGDLLVELRLVLPEAPDDKITDLMKSQRDGLYL; via the coding sequence ATGCGTGATCCCTATGTGATCCTCGGGGTACGGCGCAACGCCGGGCAGGATGAAATCAAGGCCGCCTGGCGTTCGCTGGCAAAGGCCGTGCATCCGGACCACAACCAGGACGATCCCAACGCCGCCGAGCGTTTTGCCGAGGCCGGCAAGGCCTACGAGTTGTTGCGCGACCCGAAGCTCAGAAGCCGCTACGATTATGCGCGCCGCGAGGCCGAACTTCGTCGCATGGAGGCGATGAAGGCGAAGATGCGGCCTCAGGAAGAGGCGCCGGTCGACGCCGAGACCGCCGAGGACGCCATTTCACAGATTTTCGGTGCGGAGACCCGCACCAAGTCGGCCCGGCCCTCGCCAAAGCCGACGCCGAAACCGGCACCCAAGCCCGCTGCGGCGGCGAAGGAGCCGGAGCGTCCGGCCCAGGCTTTTGAAAGCAAGCCGGAACCAACGCCCGAGCCCCAGCAGGAAAGCGTGCTCAGGACCGAGGCGCCGCTGATGCAGCGCGCAGCCGCACCAGCGGCGGAACTTGTGGCGGCGATCGTCCGGCGCATCCGGGGGCGCGCGGCAAAGACGGCCGAGAAGGTACCTGATCTTCCCGTCGATCTCGCTGTCAGCATCGACGACCTGATCAGCCGCCAGCGCCTCTCCGTCGAGCTTCCTGACGGCGAAAGCCTGAAGGTGCAGATCCCACCGGGCGCCGTCGACGGTCAGAGCATTCGTCTGGCGGAGCAGGGCTATCGGGTGACCGGGATGACCCGGGGCGACGTCGTCGTCACGCTCAGGGTCGATCAGGGCGGGACGTTCCGTACCCGCGGGCTCGATCTGATGACCACCTTGCCGGTCGACCTGCAGGGCGCTGTGCTCGGTTGCGAACAGGTGCTCGAAACTCCAGTCGGGCAGGTTACCGTGGTCGTTCCGGCCTGGTCCGGCTCGGACAAGGTCATCCGTCTTGCGGGCAGGGGGATGCCCGGCGCTTACGGTACGCATGGCGACCTGCTGGTCGAATTGAGACTGGTTCTGCCCGAAGCGCCCGACGACAAGATCACCGATTTGATGAAGTCGCAACGCGACGGCCTCTATCTGTGA
- a CDS encoding RT0821/Lpp0805 family surface protein, whose translation MQDIAKWIDAKKGYSFALLRSAAVCLPVLALSGCMGAGLDLFGSGVDRTVSTGTVPVAKTSDGLSDAVMVRNAVTSAELNSGAINPIPWANATSGSAGVISSIQEDRASGMLCRRFTTTRHSYEGIAKFDGSTCQGGDGAWYLTSFGPRA comes from the coding sequence GTGCAAGACATAGCAAAGTGGATCGACGCCAAGAAGGGGTATTCCTTCGCCTTGCTACGTAGCGCGGCAGTTTGCCTGCCGGTCCTGGCGCTGTCCGGCTGCATGGGGGCTGGCCTCGACCTTTTCGGCAGCGGTGTCGACCGCACGGTTTCGACGGGCACCGTTCCCGTCGCCAAGACCTCCGATGGCCTTTCCGACGCTGTGATGGTTCGCAATGCCGTGACGTCGGCCGAGCTCAACAGCGGCGCCATCAACCCTATTCCCTGGGCCAATGCGACCTCCGGCAGCGCCGGCGTCATCAGCAGCATCCAGGAAGACCGCGCCAGCGGCATGCTCTGCCGCCGCTTCACGACGACGCGTCATTCTTACGAGGGCATCGCCAAGTTCGACGGCAGCACCTGCCAGGGCGGCGACGGCGCCTGGTATCTGACGAGCTTCGGCCCGCGCGCCTGA